In a single window of the Labilithrix sp. genome:
- a CDS encoding DNA/RNA non-specific endonuclease, with amino-acid sequence MVTGSVRSTFLVAALASVLGGCAVEQAGEDTELASNELTTDVASTSDGNTGADRAGADDTGTDDTDGAGVDAAPATHGLAVSVHTTLGFPEDATPTDPEHALIVKRQYVTSYDGSRKNPRWVSWELTQPWLGSADRSNSWSIDRDLATGIPQAVNSDFTNSGFQRGHLCPSADRTKNDADNRSTFVFTNAVPQTAQSNSGTWLTLENEERSLARTGNNHVFVIAGTIYSGNVRRIGNGVHVPTSLFKVVVVMQGDHPRPSDVTPATRVIAVEVPNDTSVNGNYRRYLTSLEKLEQKTGFHFLSDADPAVHAALAPQVDSQ; translated from the coding sequence ATGGTTACGGGCTCCGTCCGCTCCACCTTCCTCGTCGCCGCGCTCGCGAGCGTGCTTGGTGGCTGTGCGGTCGAGCAGGCGGGGGAAGACACCGAGCTCGCCAGCAACGAGCTCACGACCGATGTCGCCTCGACGTCCGACGGCAACACCGGCGCCGACCGCGCCGGCGCCGATGACACCGGCACCGACGACACCGACGGCGCCGGTGTCGACGCGGCGCCCGCGACGCACGGGCTCGCCGTCAGCGTCCACACGACGCTCGGCTTTCCCGAGGACGCGACGCCGACCGATCCCGAGCACGCGCTCATCGTGAAGCGCCAGTACGTCACGTCGTACGACGGCTCGCGGAAGAACCCGCGCTGGGTGAGCTGGGAGCTCACGCAACCCTGGCTCGGCAGCGCCGACCGCTCGAACTCGTGGTCGATCGATCGCGACCTCGCGACCGGCATCCCGCAGGCGGTCAACTCCGACTTCACGAACTCGGGGTTTCAGCGCGGTCACCTCTGCCCGAGCGCAGACCGCACCAAGAACGACGCCGACAACCGCTCCACGTTCGTCTTCACGAACGCCGTCCCGCAGACGGCCCAGAGCAACTCCGGGACCTGGCTCACGCTCGAGAACGAAGAGCGCTCCCTCGCGCGCACCGGCAACAACCACGTCTTCGTGATCGCGGGCACCATCTACTCCGGCAACGTGCGGCGGATCGGCAACGGCGTGCACGTCCCGACCTCGCTCTTCAAGGTCGTCGTCGTCATGCAGGGCGATCACCCGCGGCCCAGCGACGTCACGCCGGCCACCCGCGTCATCGCGGTCGAGGTCCCGAACGACACCAGCGTCAACGGCAACTACCGCCGCTACCTCACGAGCCTCGAAAAGCTCGAGCAAAAGACCGGTTTCCACTTCCTCTCCGACGCCGACCCCGCCGTTCACGCCGCGCTCGCGCCCCAGGTCGATTCGCAGTAA